In Nitrobacteraceae bacterium AZCC 1564, the following proteins share a genomic window:
- a CDS encoding ATP phosphoribosyltransferase (product_source=KO:K00765; cath_funfam=3.40.190.10; cog=COG0040; ko=KO:K00765; pfam=PF01634; superfamily=53850; tigrfam=TIGR00070), which yields MTAPFVVAVPSKGRLQENAEAFFARAGLTLAKPRGAREYRGTIAGLDNVEIAYLSASEIAAQLARGAVHLGITGEDLIRENIHDADKRVMLIDSLGFGSANVVVAVPQAWIDVRTMADLDDVATSFRARHNHRMRVATKYINLTRNFFAAQGVVDYRIVESAGATEGAPAAGTAELIVDITTTGATLAANGLKVLDDGVMLRSQANLVAARDAEWSRDARETARVILDHIASSARARKYKEVRTRFAGCNAELLAEAHSRFGVVSPFGGPTSSGMVTLHCPPSHLYALGSFLREHGAETVSIASLEYVFDRENPLFAKLEAFLSQ from the coding sequence ATGACCGCGCCGTTTGTTGTTGCTGTTCCGTCCAAGGGCCGCTTGCAGGAAAACGCCGAAGCGTTCTTCGCTCGCGCAGGCCTTACGCTCGCCAAACCACGCGGTGCACGCGAGTATCGCGGCACCATCGCCGGTCTCGACAATGTCGAGATCGCCTATCTCTCAGCAAGCGAGATCGCCGCGCAACTCGCGCGCGGCGCAGTCCATCTCGGCATCACCGGCGAAGACCTGATCCGAGAGAATATTCATGATGCCGACAAGCGCGTCATGCTGATCGACAGTCTCGGCTTCGGCAGCGCCAATGTGGTGGTTGCCGTGCCGCAGGCGTGGATCGACGTCCGCACCATGGCTGACCTGGACGATGTCGCTACCTCGTTTCGCGCCCGACACAATCACCGGATGCGGGTTGCGACAAAATACATCAACCTCACACGCAATTTCTTCGCCGCTCAGGGCGTCGTCGATTACCGGATTGTCGAGAGCGCGGGTGCGACTGAAGGCGCGCCTGCGGCAGGCACGGCCGAGCTGATCGTAGACATCACCACGACCGGCGCGACACTTGCCGCCAACGGTTTGAAGGTCCTCGACGACGGTGTGATGCTGCGCAGTCAGGCCAACCTCGTGGCTGCGCGCGACGCCGAGTGGTCGCGGGATGCTCGCGAAACAGCACGGGTCATTCTCGACCACATCGCGTCAAGCGCCCGCGCCCGCAAGTACAAGGAAGTCCGTACCCGCTTTGCGGGCTGCAATGCGGAGCTGCTTGCAGAGGCCCACAGCCGTTTCGGCGTGGTATCGCCGTTTGGGGGGCCAACCTCGTCTGGCATGGTCACGCTGCATTGCCCACCGTCACACCTTTATGCGCTCGGAAGTTTCTTGCGCGAACACGGTGCGGAAACTGTGTCGATCGCTTCGCTGGAGTATGTGTTCGATCGCGAGAATCCACTGTTCGCCAAACTTGAGGCGTTCCTGAGTCAGTGA